The proteins below are encoded in one region of Sulfolobus islandicus Y.N.15.51:
- a CDS encoding integrase, whose amino-acid sequence MALVANLRQYATNGNTKAFYDYLINERKISEKTAKDYVSAISKPFRETRDAQKAYRLFAKFLASRGVISDDFAEKILKVVKVKRTNADIYIPTIEEIKRTLNKAKDYSENVYLVYRLALESGSRLSEILRVLKEPEKDVCEVGIPHTPTLCYYPLAWQRGYKGVFYVFHLTPLRKVDITKYAIADFERRRDALAIKYFRKFVAMKMAELSIPLDIIDFIQGRKPTRVLTQHYVSLFGIAKEQYKKYAEWLKTGFGLHRD is encoded by the coding sequence ATTGCGTTAGTTGCCAATTTACGGCAATACGCGACTAACGGCAATACGAAGGCGTTCTACGACTATCTCATAAACGAAAGGAAAATAAGCGAAAAAACTGCGAAAGATTATGTTTCTGCAATATCTAAGCCGTTTCGCGAAACTAGAGACGCTCAGAAAGCGTATAGATTATTTGCGAAATTCTTAGCTTCACGCGGAGTAATAAGTGATGATTTCGCTGAGAAGATACTAAAGGTCGTTAAGGTGAAGAGGACTAATGCCGATATTTATATCCCGACAATTGAGGAAATTAAGCGGACGCTCAATAAGGCGAAAGACTATAGCGAAAACGTCTATCTCGTTTACCGCTTAGCGTTGGAGTCGGGGTCGAGACTGAGCGAAATACTACGCGTTTTGAAAGAACCGGAAAAGGACGTATGTGAAGTGGGGATACCCCACACCCCAACGCTATGTTACTACCCGTTGGCATGGCAACGTGGATATAAGGGCGTTTTCTACGTCTTCCACTTAACGCCGTTACGCAAAGTCGACATTACGAAATACGCTATAGCTGATTTCGAAAGGCGTCGAGACGCGTTAGCGATAAAATACTTCCGCAAATTCGTCGCAATGAAGATGGCGGAACTTTCGATACCTCTCGACATTATCGATTTTATCCAGGGCAGAAAACCGACCCGCGTATTAACGCAACACTACGTTTCGCTTTTCGGAATAGCGAAAGAGCAGTATAAGAAGTATGCAGAGTGGTTAAAAACGGGGTTTGGGCTTCATCGTGACTGA
- a CDS encoding ribbon-helix-helix domain-containing protein — protein MVNRVYTAVKLSEEERKILEIIAKSYDITMSDVIRIAITEYTQKHRNDLEKIKEGTT, from the coding sequence ATGGTGAACCGCGTATATACAGCCGTAAAACTTTCGGAAGAAGAAAGAAAAATACTGGAAATTATCGCGAAAAGTTACGATATTACGATGAGCGATGTTATAAGAATTGCGATAACGGAATATACGCAAAAACATAGAAACGATCTAGAAAAAATCAAGGAGGGGACGACATAA
- a CDS encoding Clp1/GlmU family protein produces MKKEQIIQGPCTIKVLEGEARILGIEIQKNDLLTIPSDKTYTLVYDENTRLETDCKKLLDNLNLRWDEIVEEIINTVGVVLLLGNVDSGKTYLTNLFTNLATSYLKIIDADVGQSTLFLPTFIAELKPMRKTLNLEELGYDTLEFFGDITPSTNPRLHVQKILRLYGTTPKERLTVIDTDGWTVGLNSMLHKFELIYTIDPDYIIVFDQKIKDSLPENYRNKAILLKSVNLHKSRSERKANRIAKYERYFKEAKNIKTLSENLLGKQISNILYCAWGEYIQLSDEEPCTDYYIPLNLLKGALLGIIENKKVIGAALLDDLKENEITILSRVNKFTGLVLGYISLNDKFEERRIRFRKCKS; encoded by the coding sequence ATGAAAAAAGAACAGATAATACAAGGGCCTTGTACAATAAAAGTTTTAGAGGGAGAGGCTAGAATACTCGGAATAGAGATACAGAAAAACGATTTGTTAACAATACCATCAGATAAGACGTATACTCTTGTTTATGATGAAAATACAAGGTTAGAGACGGATTGTAAAAAGCTGTTAGACAATTTAAATTTAAGATGGGATGAAATAGTTGAAGAGATTATAAACACAGTAGGAGTAGTATTGCTTCTAGGAAATGTAGATTCCGGAAAGACTTACTTGACCAATCTATTCACCAATCTTGCCACTTCTTACTTGAAGATTATAGATGCAGATGTTGGGCAATCCACTTTATTTCTACCAACCTTCATAGCAGAATTAAAACCGATGAGAAAAACCCTTAATCTAGAGGAGCTTGGATATGATACTCTAGAATTCTTTGGAGATATAACACCTTCAACGAATCCTAGACTACATGTTCAAAAAATATTGAGACTCTATGGAACAACACCAAAGGAAAGACTAACAGTAATAGATACTGATGGGTGGACTGTTGGACTAAATTCAATGTTACACAAATTCGAATTAATATACACAATTGATCCTGATTATATAATAGTATTTGATCAGAAAATAAAAGATTCATTACCTGAAAATTATAGAAACAAAGCAATTCTTTTAAAAAGTGTAAATCTGCATAAGTCTAGATCTGAAAGAAAAGCAAATAGAATAGCAAAATATGAGAGATATTTTAAGGAAGCAAAAAACATAAAAACCCTATCTGAAAATTTATTAGGAAAACAAATATCAAACATTCTATACTGTGCATGGGGAGAGTATATACAATTATCAGACGAAGAACCATGTACAGACTATTATATACCACTTAATTTACTAAAAGGAGCATTACTAGGCATAATAGAAAATAAGAAAGTCATAGGAGCCGCCCTATTAGATGACCTAAAAGAAAACGAAATAACAATACTAAGTAGAGTAAACAAGTTTACAGGGTTAGTTTTAGGGTATATTAGCTTAAATGATAAATTTGAGGAAAGAAGAATTAGATTTAGAAAATGCAAAAGCTAA
- a CDS encoding TrmB family transcriptional regulator, with translation MTPLLPKDYWRRFEDEDETDEDATKNGKANSKKSQSDSEKYKLSTRSSTEKRIARDKRVANATHATRFTNSLDYDSVDISNKSQIDEIIVKDEKNRKEVRVTIEKIGDKDVVVKDVIKTIPKLKITIRYKDKTWECNADVFETDDSLQTIGCEKTLSEVVRVTGRHPPKEQITDTINRYVDLSFEIKVTPLLDYVKQKYADRLAEIENEPFEWILQRTNEIVGYERLKLLTFLSIVSSQMRRIRGISRVHINIVGQSGAGKSSVVKSVLKFVADDDMKIDGTRFTEKSLGYLGIDSFDGRIVFLEQIDKQNIAYLKEAISEEKITTYVTVKVKTDDGEKYVTQKVTIEGQPVFISTSVADNVDLEKEQLENRILNVYLKYVYSREVIKSILERGNNEETSDIDKMVFMAYLHNRPEWADISPVESDIMKFTDRLAELTKSPVNRTAEVLRNLVRAVAIARGKAKADMDDLNFVMSNFQLDVFYNGLGLTERDIEIIEALPDTGGMKTQEVADALRMSKQYVLNLLKNIERKGIVEGSKDDNHTFTWSLTALGRRIKALVSDKDIVEVRDEKGELVGAVDAKFRPDADGGGNKENAVSGNDGGRVPGSDGETNRVIEAYKFLKERGWVRVMDIAGWFSDDIIEKLKRKDLVEFNIIDGVEYVRAK, from the coding sequence ATGACGCCGTTATTGCCGAAAGACTATTGGCGAAGGTTTGAGGACGAAGACGAGACTGATGAAGACGCAACGAAAAACGGAAAAGCGAATTCGAAAAAATCTCAGAGCGATAGCGAAAAATACAAATTGTCAACACGATCGTCTACAGAAAAACGCATCGCACGCGACAAACGCGTCGCAAATGCGACGCATGCGACGCGTTTTACTAACTCTCTAGATTACGATTCAGTTGACATCTCCAATAAATCGCAAATTGATGAAATAATTGTAAAAGACGAAAAGAACAGAAAAGAAGTTCGCGTAACGATTGAGAAGATAGGCGATAAAGACGTCGTAGTAAAAGACGTGATAAAGACGATACCTAAATTGAAGATTACGATACGATATAAGGACAAGACTTGGGAATGTAATGCGGACGTATTTGAGACAGACGATAGCCTACAAACGATAGGGTGCGAAAAGACATTAAGCGAAGTAGTTAGAGTGACTGGACGACACCCGCCGAAAGAACAAATCACAGATACGATAAACAGATACGTCGACTTGAGTTTTGAGATTAAGGTTACGCCATTATTAGACTACGTTAAGCAAAAGTACGCCGATAGGTTAGCGGAGATAGAGAACGAACCATTTGAGTGGATACTTCAAAGAACGAACGAAATAGTAGGATACGAACGACTGAAGTTATTAACGTTTCTGTCTATCGTTTCGTCTCAAATGCGAAGAATAAGGGGCATATCGCGTGTTCATATCAATATAGTAGGACAATCGGGTGCGGGTAAATCTTCGGTAGTAAAGAGCGTGTTGAAGTTTGTCGCGGACGACGATATGAAAATTGACGGAACGCGTTTTACAGAAAAATCGTTAGGATATCTTGGAATTGATAGTTTCGACGGTAGAATAGTCTTTCTTGAACAAATCGATAAACAAAATATCGCGTATCTGAAAGAGGCGATAAGCGAAGAGAAGATAACAACGTACGTAACTGTGAAAGTAAAGACTGACGACGGGGAAAAATACGTTACGCAAAAAGTAACTATCGAAGGGCAACCCGTGTTTATTTCGACATCAGTCGCCGATAACGTCGATCTCGAAAAAGAGCAACTTGAGAACAGAATACTTAACGTATATCTGAAGTACGTATACAGTCGCGAAGTAATTAAGTCGATATTAGAAAGGGGCAATAATGAGGAGACTTCAGATATCGATAAAATGGTATTTATGGCGTATTTACATAATCGCCCTGAATGGGCGGACATATCACCAGTCGAAAGCGATATTATGAAATTTACCGATAGACTAGCCGAACTTACTAAGTCGCCCGTAAATAGGACGGCGGAAGTATTACGAAATTTAGTTAGAGCCGTCGCTATCGCTAGAGGTAAGGCGAAAGCGGATATGGACGATTTGAATTTTGTAATGTCAAATTTCCAATTGGACGTATTCTATAACGGTTTAGGTCTTACAGAACGCGATATAGAAATTATAGAGGCGTTACCAGATACGGGCGGTATGAAGACACAAGAAGTTGCGGACGCGTTAAGAATGTCAAAGCAGTACGTACTTAATTTACTGAAGAATATAGAACGCAAAGGTATAGTCGAAGGTTCGAAAGATGATAATCATACTTTCACGTGGTCTTTAACGGCATTAGGACGAAGAATAAAGGCGTTAGTTAGCGATAAAGATATCGTCGAAGTCCGCGACGAAAAGGGCGAACTAGTCGGTGCCGTCGACGCCAAATTTCGCCCTGACGCTGACGGAGGAGGAAATAAAGAAAATGCCGTGTCAGGCAATGACGGAGGAAGAGTGCCGGGAAGCGACGGCGAAACTAATCGCGTTATTGAGGCGTATAAATTCTTGAAGGAGCGTGGTTGGGTTCGCGTAATGGATATAGCGGGTTGGTTCAGCGACGATATTATAGAAAAATTAAAGCGGAAGGACTTGGTCGAGTTCAATATAATTGATGGTGTTGAATATGTTCGTGCGAAATGA
- a CDS encoding arginine--tRNA ligase, translating into MDIIGRAKKELAEYVAAQLGISEEEVFKNITYPPREELGDLSLALPSLIKGNINEKAKLLQEYKGELIERIEVAGIYLNARLNLRNIFVSIFSKLDDSYGLEKIEKPKRIVVEHTSANPIHPLHIGHLRNTILGDALARALKARGHSVNVRFYVNDTGRQVAVLIYGLKLLGFPDPEPNVKKDLWLGIIYAMTNVILEIRKLREELKKLSESEYREKVRELDELIVIANDLRNRNEVLFDKLADTINAKEEPEKEIGEIIKKYEEGNDELKGIIRKYISYALEGFSETLSKLNIRFDNFDYESDLLWEKMVNEVLKALLSSSAKIPYKGVIALDLDSFLGDEARSKLRIPKGLKIPPLVLMRSDGTTLYTVRDIAYTIFKFNQFNADFVINVIAEEQYIPQIQLRGALELLGYSRFAENLLHYSYGMVNIQGLRMSGRLGKIITIDEIYEKLDNIVRNKLKEKGGNMENIDDIANAALRYAILSVSANKPLSFDLNRITSFEQNSGPYLQYTYARAANILAKSTENLSMDKVDFSDLVGDKRNILILIAKFPEVFKNAVDNLRLEDLVAFLRELSDIFNSWYDKERVLQEQDPRKRMLRLYIVKGVSVVLKNGLSVLGIRSLERM; encoded by the coding sequence GTGGATATAATAGGAAGAGCTAAGAAAGAATTGGCGGAATATGTCGCTGCACAATTAGGTATAAGCGAGGAGGAAGTCTTTAAAAATATTACATATCCTCCTAGGGAAGAACTTGGCGACTTATCATTAGCGTTACCATCATTAATAAAGGGAAATATAAATGAGAAAGCGAAATTATTACAAGAATATAAAGGTGAGTTAATAGAGAGGATAGAAGTAGCCGGAATATATCTTAATGCGAGGCTTAATCTAAGAAATATTTTCGTGAGTATCTTTAGCAAACTAGACGATAGTTATGGACTGGAAAAAATCGAAAAGCCAAAAAGAATAGTAGTTGAACACACGAGCGCTAATCCTATACATCCGTTACATATAGGCCATTTGAGAAATACGATACTTGGAGATGCGCTTGCTAGAGCGTTAAAAGCTAGAGGTCACTCAGTTAATGTTAGGTTTTACGTTAACGATACTGGGAGGCAAGTTGCAGTTCTAATTTACGGCCTAAAACTTTTAGGTTTTCCTGATCCAGAGCCAAATGTAAAGAAGGATCTATGGTTGGGTATAATATATGCCATGACTAATGTAATTTTAGAAATTAGGAAGTTGAGAGAGGAGTTAAAGAAACTTTCAGAGTCAGAGTATAGGGAGAAAGTGAGAGAACTAGATGAGCTAATAGTAATAGCGAATGATCTAAGGAATAGAAATGAGGTACTTTTCGATAAGTTAGCAGACACTATAAATGCTAAGGAGGAGCCGGAGAAGGAGATAGGAGAAATCATAAAGAAATACGAAGAGGGTAATGATGAACTAAAGGGGATTATTAGAAAGTACATTAGTTATGCGCTAGAAGGCTTTAGTGAAACGTTATCCAAACTTAATATAAGATTTGACAATTTCGACTATGAGAGTGACTTGTTATGGGAGAAAATGGTTAATGAAGTATTAAAGGCCTTATTGTCTTCCTCGGCTAAAATACCATATAAGGGAGTAATAGCATTGGACTTAGATAGTTTCTTAGGTGATGAAGCTAGATCTAAGTTGAGAATTCCAAAAGGGCTCAAGATACCTCCTTTAGTGTTGATGAGATCCGATGGAACTACATTGTATACCGTTAGGGATATTGCGTATACAATTTTCAAATTTAATCAGTTTAATGCAGATTTTGTTATAAATGTGATCGCAGAAGAACAATACATTCCGCAAATACAATTAAGAGGTGCTCTAGAGTTACTCGGATATTCGAGATTTGCGGAAAATTTATTGCATTATTCATATGGGATGGTTAACATCCAAGGACTAAGAATGAGTGGAAGACTAGGAAAGATAATAACCATTGACGAGATATATGAAAAACTAGATAACATAGTTAGAAATAAGCTGAAAGAGAAAGGTGGTAATATGGAAAATATTGATGATATAGCAAATGCAGCGCTTAGATACGCAATTTTGTCAGTTTCTGCAAATAAGCCTTTATCATTTGATTTAAACAGGATAACCAGCTTTGAGCAGAACAGTGGACCTTATTTACAATATACTTATGCTAGAGCTGCTAACATATTAGCTAAATCTACTGAAAACTTATCTATGGACAAGGTAGACTTTAGTGATTTAGTTGGAGATAAGAGGAACATATTAATCTTGATAGCTAAATTCCCCGAGGTATTCAAGAATGCTGTAGATAACTTAAGGTTAGAAGATTTAGTAGCGTTTCTGAGAGAATTATCTGACATATTCAATAGTTGGTATGATAAAGAGAGAGTACTACAAGAACAAGATCCAAGGAAGAGAATGTTAAGATTATATATAGTAAAAGGAGTGTCAGTTGTATTAAAGAACGGGTTAAGCGTCTTAGGTATAAGGAGCTTAGAAAGGATGTAA
- a CDS encoding ATP-NAD kinase family protein: MLKKIGFLVNPYAGAGGRIGRKGSDELYLENPEIPSRVARFLVKAPEDTIYVTPKLKMGEIYFIKTKLKYETIPIGEKEKTTRYDTIDSVKEFVRRGVDIIVFVGGDGTARDVFEGLQGAQIPILGVPAGVKMHSGVFANTPEAAAILLTKFLHDEAKIVREEILDVNEEAYRKGTYSVKLYYIALTISSNSLLTPSKEETQYSEDELEEIADYIIDNMDDNITYIMGPGSTVKYIERKLKINTPFLGIDIVRGKKLIKENVSYFDLINLTGELKILLTPIGKQGFLIGRGNQELGPMFLRKVKKDDLIVVSTLSKLYTINCFRIDTGNENLDKLFSGVYNVIVGYNKFYAIKTCQ; this comes from the coding sequence ATGTTGAAGAAAATTGGATTTCTTGTGAATCCATATGCTGGTGCAGGTGGAAGAATAGGAAGGAAAGGTAGTGATGAATTATATCTCGAGAACCCTGAAATACCAAGTAGAGTTGCCAGATTTTTGGTCAAAGCCCCAGAAGATACTATCTATGTAACACCAAAGTTAAAAATGGGAGAAATATATTTTATTAAAACAAAATTGAAATATGAGACAATACCTATAGGTGAAAAGGAAAAAACTACCAGATATGATACAATTGATTCTGTAAAAGAGTTTGTAAGAAGAGGGGTAGATATTATTGTATTTGTTGGTGGGGATGGAACAGCAAGGGATGTATTTGAGGGACTTCAAGGAGCGCAAATACCAATTTTAGGAGTTCCCGCTGGCGTAAAAATGCACAGCGGAGTTTTCGCTAATACGCCCGAGGCCGCAGCGATACTGTTAACAAAATTTTTACATGATGAAGCAAAAATCGTGAGGGAAGAAATTCTAGATGTTAATGAGGAGGCATATAGAAAAGGAACGTATTCTGTCAAATTATATTATATAGCCCTAACCATAAGCAGTAATAGTTTATTAACCCCAAGTAAAGAGGAGACACAATATAGCGAGGATGAACTAGAGGAAATCGCAGATTATATAATAGATAACATGGATGACAATATAACCTATATTATGGGTCCTGGGAGTACTGTAAAATATATAGAAAGGAAACTAAAGATCAACACTCCATTTTTAGGCATTGATATAGTTAGAGGAAAGAAATTAATAAAAGAAAACGTCAGCTATTTTGATTTAATCAATTTAACCGGGGAGTTAAAAATATTGCTTACCCCAATAGGCAAACAAGGGTTTCTAATCGGAAGAGGAAATCAAGAATTAGGGCCAATGTTCTTAAGAAAGGTAAAAAAGGATGATCTTATAGTAGTGTCTACTCTTTCTAAGCTTTACACCATTAACTGTTTTAGAATCGATACGGGGAATGAGAATTTAGATAAACTCTTTTCTGGTGTCTACAACGTCATAGTAGGTTACAACAAATTCTACGCTATTAAAACTTGCCAATGA
- the thsA gene encoding thermosome subunit alpha: protein MASPVLLLKEGTSRTTGRDALRNNILAAKTLAEMLRSSLGPKGLDKMLIDSFGDVTITNDGATIVKDMEIQHPAAKLLVEAAKAQDAEVGDGTTSAVVLAGALLEKAESLLDQNIHPTIIIEGYKKAYTKALELLPQLGTKIDIRDLNSSVSRDTLRKIVFTTLASKFIAEGAELNKIIDMVIDAIVNVAEPLPNGGYNVSLDLIKIDKKKGGSIEDSVLVKGLVLDKEVVHPGMPRRVTKAKIAVLDAALEVEKPEISAKISITSPEQIKAFLDEESKYLKDMVDKLASIGANVVICQKGIDDIAQHFLAKKGILAVRRVKRSDIEKLEKALGARIISSIKDATPDDLGYAELVEERRVGNDKMVFIEGAKNLKAVNILLRGSNDMALDEAERSINDALHALRNILLEPVILPGGGAIELELAMKLREYARSVGGKEQLAIEAFADALEEIPMILAETAGLEAISALMDLRARHAKGLTNTGVDVIGGKIVDDVYALNIIEPIRVKAQVLKSATEAATAILKIDDLIAAAPLKSEKKGGEGSKEESGGEGGSGTPSLGD, encoded by the coding sequence ATGGCATCTCCAGTCTTATTGCTTAAAGAGGGAACGAGTAGAACTACTGGTAGAGATGCGTTAAGGAACAATATACTTGCTGCAAAGACACTAGCCGAAATGTTAAGGAGTAGTTTAGGTCCTAAAGGTCTTGATAAAATGTTAATTGATAGTTTCGGTGACGTAACCATAACTAATGATGGCGCTACAATAGTAAAGGATATGGAGATACAGCATCCAGCAGCAAAGCTATTAGTAGAAGCAGCTAAAGCACAAGATGCTGAAGTAGGTGATGGTACTACAAGCGCTGTAGTATTAGCTGGTGCTCTATTGGAGAAAGCTGAAAGTTTATTGGATCAAAATATACATCCAACAATAATCATTGAGGGGTATAAGAAGGCATATACCAAGGCCTTGGAGTTACTTCCACAATTAGGAACCAAGATCGATATAAGGGATTTGAATTCTTCAGTTTCTAGGGATACTCTAAGAAAGATAGTATTTACTACACTAGCAAGTAAGTTTATTGCAGAAGGTGCTGAATTAAATAAAATAATTGACATGGTAATAGACGCAATAGTTAATGTTGCAGAACCTCTACCTAATGGTGGTTATAATGTGAGTTTAGACTTAATAAAGATAGATAAGAAGAAAGGTGGAAGTATAGAGGATAGCGTCTTAGTTAAAGGACTAGTATTAGATAAGGAGGTTGTGCACCCTGGAATGCCTAGAAGAGTCACTAAAGCCAAGATAGCTGTTTTGGATGCAGCATTAGAGGTAGAAAAACCTGAAATCTCAGCTAAGATAAGTATAACATCACCAGAGCAAATCAAGGCTTTCTTAGATGAGGAATCCAAATATCTTAAGGACATGGTTGATAAACTAGCGTCAATAGGTGCTAACGTTGTAATATGCCAGAAAGGTATTGATGATATCGCACAGCACTTCTTAGCTAAGAAAGGTATATTGGCTGTAAGAAGGGTTAAGAGGAGCGATATAGAGAAATTAGAGAAGGCATTAGGCGCGAGAATAATAAGCAGCATTAAAGACGCTACTCCCGATGATTTAGGATACGCTGAATTAGTTGAGGAAAGGAGAGTTGGAAATGACAAAATGGTATTTATAGAAGGTGCTAAGAACTTGAAAGCCGTAAATATCTTGTTAAGAGGTTCAAATGATATGGCATTAGATGAGGCTGAGAGGAGTATAAATGACGCATTGCATGCTCTGAGGAACATATTATTAGAGCCAGTAATATTGCCAGGTGGTGGTGCTATCGAGTTAGAATTAGCGATGAAATTAAGAGAGTATGCTAGAAGTGTAGGAGGTAAGGAGCAATTAGCTATAGAAGCATTTGCAGATGCATTAGAGGAGATACCTATGATTTTAGCTGAAACTGCAGGGCTGGAGGCTATATCTGCACTAATGGACTTAAGAGCTAGACACGCTAAGGGATTAACCAATACTGGTGTAGATGTAATAGGTGGGAAGATCGTAGACGATGTATATGCCTTAAACATCATTGAGCCTATAAGAGTAAAGGCTCAAGTGTTAAAGAGCGCAACAGAGGCAGCTACAGCAATATTAAAGATTGATGACCTAATAGCTGCAGCTCCATTAAAGAGCGAGAAGAAAGGTGGAGAAGGAAGTAAAGAAGAAAGTGGTGGAGAAGGAGGATCTGGTACTCCATCTTTAGGAGACTAA
- the tmk gene encoding dTMP kinase yields MQKLIAIEGIDGSGKTTLANLLKEHLESKMKLNVIVTREPFSEDIIKLIEKIGWNDPILLVLLFAADREIHVNWLSKIKDADLIILDRYYFSSIAYQGALGVDEQWIKMVNSYFPKPDMVILLDLPIEVAISRIKNDKFNFEEKIKSLAKVREKYLKLAKEYNFYVVDASKDKNEVLEQAIKIIQKNLF; encoded by the coding sequence ATGCAAAAGCTAATTGCAATTGAAGGAATAGATGGGTCAGGCAAAACAACACTTGCGAATCTATTAAAGGAGCATCTAGAATCTAAAATGAAACTGAACGTGATTGTTACGAGAGAGCCATTTTCTGAAGATATAATAAAGTTAATAGAAAAAATTGGCTGGAATGATCCAATCCTATTAGTATTGCTCTTTGCAGCAGACCGAGAAATACACGTTAATTGGCTATCTAAAATAAAGGATGCTGATCTAATAATACTTGATAGATATTATTTCTCCAGCATAGCCTATCAAGGGGCTCTAGGAGTAGATGAGCAATGGATAAAAATGGTGAATTCCTATTTCCCTAAACCAGATATGGTAATATTATTAGACTTACCAATTGAGGTTGCTATCAGTAGAATAAAAAATGATAAATTCAACTTCGAAGAAAAGATTAAAAGCCTTGCAAAAGTTAGGGAAAAATACCTAAAACTTGCAAAAGAATATAATTTCTACGTAGTAGATGCAAGCAAGGATAAGAATGAAGTATTAGAACAAGCAATAAAAATTATTCAGAAGAATTTATTTTAA
- a CDS encoding Sjogren's syndrome/scleroderma autoantigen 1 family protein: MTNESEVGVKKAAELLRQGATMLEEACPICKMPLFKLKNGDVVCPVHGKVYIVKSDDEEKIVKRNLQLDEIESILIDGLYLSAKKMKEDPLDSERIIQIIRYLDALERLRKIKINSSE, translated from the coding sequence ATGACTAACGAAAGTGAGGTAGGTGTTAAGAAGGCTGCTGAACTTTTACGTCAAGGCGCTACAATGTTAGAAGAGGCTTGTCCTATATGCAAAATGCCGCTATTTAAATTGAAAAATGGTGATGTTGTATGTCCAGTTCACGGGAAAGTTTATATAGTGAAGAGTGATGATGAGGAGAAGATCGTAAAGAGAAATTTGCAGTTAGATGAAATAGAAAGTATATTGATTGATGGTCTATATTTAAGCGCAAAAAAGATGAAGGAGGATCCATTAGATTCTGAAAGGATAATTCAGATCATAAGGTATTTAGATGCATTAGAACGATTAAGGAAGATTAAAATAAATTCTTCTGAATAA
- a CDS encoding AbrB/MazE/SpoVT family DNA-binding domain-containing protein: MIKPYVRRGSRPGDETYYLHIPREFVRALGISPNDVFELTIDTKDGLTLCYKRIKK, encoded by the coding sequence ATGATAAAGCCGTATGTAAGACGCGGTTCTAGACCGGGCGACGAAACGTACTATCTTCACATACCCCGCGAATTTGTCAGAGCATTAGGTATATCGCCTAACGACGTCTTCGAACTGACTATCGATACTAAAGACGGGTTGACGCTTTGTTACAAGAGAATAAAGAAATAG
- a CDS encoding UPF0147 family protein yields MSMPYDNEAKIKQAVILLQKIVNDTSVPRNIRRAATDAIRNLQDLGLSPAVRAANAIGILEDISQDPNMPTHARISIWNVVSILETVKD; encoded by the coding sequence ATGTCAATGCCTTATGACAATGAAGCTAAGATAAAACAAGCAGTAATTTTATTACAGAAGATAGTTAATGATACGAGCGTTCCCAGAAACATTAGAAGAGCAGCAACTGATGCAATAAGAAATCTTCAAGACCTTGGTTTAAGTCCTGCAGTAAGGGCTGCAAACGCGATTGGAATTTTGGAAGATATAAGTCAAGATCCTAATATGCCTACTCATGCTAGAATTTCCATCTGGAACGTTGTTTCCATTTTAGAGACAGTAAAGGACTAG